Proteins from a single region of Candidatus Rubrimentiphilum sp.:
- a CDS encoding MFS transporter: MPAAVVYFAPQDHVRVFAVLAALVAFVSMAVPPVAGALSDRLRREGVPRRAFILAGAAVDVVCLVMMAEVRSLGLFALFLLLATAGANVALAAYQALLPDVVPKQFWGTVSGVRGVAMVIGVVVGIGVAAGTYPQSTFIGIAVAVALGAITLFAVSEHDAGNAEEDHAHISDWHDFVVVFIARLFLAFGLSLLMTFILYFFRDVLKVGDPKVGTGLVAAAALIGSIASAVYLGWLSDRVPRKLVVAACGIPMTLAAAGFAIVPEERWMYAFSVLFGIGFGGVLSTGWALAIDSVPKLRDVARDLGTWGIAQNFPAVIAPLFGGWLLATYGTSIAGYRLLFFAAAGSFAIGSLSVLAVGRRPLLPWWGMLLRLIIGSVVWIFTHAANRIRMWGRLPRRRGPALVISNHQNELDLMPFTALGFLTATFRSPFLAATAKLLFEPGFMAVRFPSLWRVLRNLNMNGFFRSIGLLPIENELQSRSIARWAWSVERSHGVLPLEEIFKAPVIERYGLQGLTTRDLFRAQYFQTAQDAYVRITELQAVYGKEQLDVSRRGVEEDMAAFEDAVRRGATMYVTPEGGYTVTGAALPFRGIWERLEPLAGEIYIAAISYDPFAPKFSQLYHVVPLQRREQAENELRAARAVTVSALLSSWLIERDAAFTEDEAVDAVRTSLSALPRGVFVDPELEQSPDAVTRRALASMLRLKILERTETGYMLAAERKHPNYPMVEDIVAFQARFIGETLDAAVALSASERQ; this comes from the coding sequence GTGCCGGCAGCAGTCGTCTATTTTGCTCCGCAAGATCATGTGAGAGTCTTTGCGGTCTTGGCGGCGCTCGTAGCGTTTGTGTCGATGGCCGTTCCACCCGTGGCGGGCGCGCTCTCGGACAGATTGCGGCGCGAAGGCGTTCCGAGGCGCGCGTTCATCCTTGCAGGCGCCGCCGTTGACGTAGTCTGCTTGGTCATGATGGCCGAGGTCCGCAGCCTCGGCCTTTTCGCACTATTTCTCTTGCTTGCAACGGCGGGCGCGAACGTCGCCTTGGCGGCGTATCAAGCGCTACTGCCCGACGTCGTGCCGAAACAATTCTGGGGCACGGTCTCGGGCGTTCGAGGCGTCGCGATGGTTATCGGCGTCGTCGTCGGCATCGGTGTTGCGGCGGGTACGTATCCGCAAAGCACGTTCATCGGAATTGCCGTTGCGGTGGCGCTCGGAGCGATTACGCTGTTCGCGGTAAGCGAGCACGACGCGGGAAACGCAGAAGAAGATCACGCGCATATCAGCGACTGGCACGATTTCGTCGTGGTCTTTATAGCGCGGCTGTTTCTGGCGTTCGGGTTGTCGCTGTTGATGACGTTCATTTTGTACTTCTTTCGCGACGTGCTCAAGGTCGGCGATCCGAAGGTTGGAACCGGCTTAGTCGCCGCCGCGGCATTGATCGGCTCGATTGCTTCGGCGGTTTATCTGGGCTGGCTCTCCGATCGCGTGCCGCGCAAGCTTGTGGTTGCGGCCTGCGGCATTCCCATGACGCTGGCAGCGGCCGGCTTTGCGATCGTGCCGGAAGAGCGATGGATGTATGCGTTTTCCGTACTCTTTGGAATCGGGTTTGGCGGAGTTCTTTCGACCGGATGGGCGCTTGCGATCGACAGCGTTCCAAAGTTACGCGACGTCGCGCGCGATCTGGGCACCTGGGGCATCGCGCAAAATTTCCCGGCGGTTATCGCGCCGCTGTTCGGAGGCTGGCTGCTGGCGACGTACGGCACGTCGATCGCGGGGTATCGTCTGCTGTTCTTCGCAGCGGCAGGCAGCTTCGCCATCGGTTCGTTGTCGGTTTTGGCCGTGGGCCGCCGGCCGCTGTTGCCTTGGTGGGGCATGCTGCTGCGCCTGATCATAGGCTCCGTCGTTTGGATTTTCACGCACGCTGCAAACCGGATTCGTATGTGGGGACGCTTGCCGCGCCGGCGCGGCCCGGCACTTGTGATTTCAAATCATCAAAACGAGTTGGACTTGATGCCGTTTACGGCGCTGGGGTTTCTTACCGCGACGTTCCGTTCACCGTTTCTGGCGGCGACAGCGAAGCTGTTGTTCGAACCGGGCTTTATGGCGGTGCGTTTTCCGTCACTGTGGCGCGTGCTGCGAAACCTCAACATGAATGGTTTCTTTCGTTCCATCGGCTTGCTACCGATCGAAAACGAACTGCAGTCGCGGTCGATCGCGCGTTGGGCCTGGAGCGTCGAGCGTTCGCACGGAGTCCTTCCGCTTGAGGAGATCTTCAAAGCCCCGGTCATCGAGCGTTATGGCCTGCAAGGGCTGACGACGCGCGATCTGTTCCGCGCCCAGTACTTTCAAACAGCCCAGGACGCGTACGTTCGCATCACCGAGCTGCAGGCCGTGTACGGCAAAGAGCAGTTGGACGTGTCGCGGCGAGGCGTCGAAGAGGATATGGCAGCTTTCGAAGACGCTGTGCGCCGGGGCGCGACAATGTACGTGACGCCGGAAGGCGGATATACCGTAACCGGCGCGGCGTTGCCGTTTCGAGGGATCTGGGAGAGGCTGGAGCCGCTCGCTGGAGAGATCTATATCGCCGCAATCAGTTACGATCCGTTCGCGCCGAAGTTCTCGCAACTGTACCACGTGGTTCCATTACAGCGACGCGAGCAGGCCGAAAACGAGTTGCGCGCAGCGCGGGCCGTGACGGTCAGCGCGCTGCTTTCAAGCTGGCTGATAGAGCGGGACGCGGCATTTACCGAAGACGAGGCGGTCGACGCGGTGCGCACGAGTTTGAGCGCTTTACCCCGGGGCGTTTTCGTCGACCCCGAACTGGAGCAATCGCCGGACGCGGTAACGAGACGTGCCCTTGCCTCGATGCTTCGGCTAAAGATACTGGAGCGAACGGAAACCGGATACATGTTGGCTGCCGAGCGCAAACATCCGAATTATCCGATGGTAGAGGACATTGTGGCGTTTCAGGCGCGCTTTATCGGCGAGACTCTTGACGCAGCCGTTGCCTTGTCGGCCAGCGAACGCCAGTAG
- a CDS encoding amino acid permease, which yields MTDGQEKLARKLTTFDATLIVMGGMVGSGIFLTPPLVAQLARTAPLIVATWILGGVVALAGAFIFAELAARRPGVSGVYGYLRDGLHPAIAFTAGWTALLVSYTGAMAASAIAFAAYLEPMTGWHIPLWITAAALILALTFVNCLGVRSGSTTQNVFMVLKIAAIAAIILTGFFGASHPAAALPGPIAPGSWIVLVGFALVPVLFAYDGWQTAPFIDAELKDARRSMPRALLWGVIGVIALYLAITLAALRMLGPDGLAHSHAPAADMVRNVFGAPGQRAVAAAVAISTLGYLSNAMLVSPRLYYAMAADGLFFKQLAWIHPRTQVPVIAIAVQGIIAAIITAFNGFQQIVTYVTSIDFIYFALIAYTLFVFRRRDPEAHAGFAVPGHPWTTLFFIAASVYVVVNALITVPRETLIGIGILLTGIPVYFYWRSLADKATAASRVSPIKRA from the coding sequence ATGACCGATGGCCAAGAGAAACTTGCTCGCAAATTAACCACCTTCGACGCCACGCTCATCGTGATGGGCGGGATGGTCGGTTCGGGAATATTTCTTACGCCGCCGCTTGTTGCCCAGCTCGCGCGAACCGCGCCATTGATCGTCGCGACCTGGATTTTGGGAGGCGTCGTTGCTTTGGCCGGCGCCTTCATCTTCGCCGAACTTGCCGCGCGGCGGCCCGGCGTCTCCGGAGTCTACGGCTACTTGCGCGACGGATTGCATCCGGCCATCGCCTTTACCGCCGGCTGGACAGCGCTGCTGGTGAGTTATACCGGCGCAATGGCAGCCTCCGCGATCGCGTTCGCAGCCTATCTCGAGCCGATGACCGGTTGGCACATACCATTGTGGATCACGGCGGCTGCGTTGATTCTGGCGCTCACCTTTGTCAACTGTCTCGGCGTTCGCTCCGGCAGCACGACGCAAAACGTCTTCATGGTCTTGAAGATCGCTGCCATCGCGGCCATCATCCTAACCGGTTTTTTCGGCGCCTCGCATCCTGCGGCTGCATTGCCGGGACCGATCGCTCCCGGTTCTTGGATCGTGCTCGTCGGTTTCGCCTTAGTTCCTGTCCTGTTTGCATACGATGGCTGGCAAACCGCGCCGTTCATCGACGCCGAACTCAAGGATGCTCGCCGGTCCATGCCGCGCGCGTTGCTGTGGGGCGTCATCGGCGTTATCGCATTGTATTTGGCAATTACGCTGGCGGCGCTTCGCATGCTCGGACCCGACGGCCTAGCACATTCACACGCGCCGGCCGCGGACATGGTCCGCAACGTCTTCGGTGCGCCCGGCCAGCGTGCGGTCGCAGCGGCGGTTGCGATTTCAACTCTCGGGTATTTGAGCAACGCGATGCTCGTCTCGCCGCGGCTTTATTATGCGATGGCCGCCGACGGTCTCTTCTTCAAACAGCTCGCCTGGATCCACCCTCGAACCCAAGTGCCGGTTATCGCGATCGCGGTGCAGGGAATCATCGCAGCGATCATCACGGCCTTCAACGGTTTTCAGCAAATCGTCACCTACGTAACGTCGATAGATTTTATTTACTTTGCGCTGATCGCGTACACGCTCTTCGTCTTTCGCCGCCGCGATCCGGAGGCGCATGCCGGCTTCGCCGTTCCGGGTCATCCCTGGACGACGCTTTTCTTTATTGCCGCGAGCGTCTACGTGGTTGTCAACGCCCTGATAACCGTCCCGCGCGAAACGCTGATCGGGATCGGCATTCTGCTCACCGGTATTCCGGTGTATTTCTACTGGCGTTCGCTGGCCGACAAGGCAACGGCTGCGTCAAGAGTCTCGCCGATAAAGCGCGCCTGA
- a CDS encoding aromatic ring-hydroxylating dioxygenase subunit alpha — translation MTTFVKASAARGARTLDSQWYCSPDIFARENERIFSRSWICAARIEDLEEPGRYVVREIAGESLILTADDARNVRAFYNVCRHRGTRLCADETGIFKGTIQCPYHAWTYGLDGALRVARNMDGVEDFDLSAYPLREASVAQFEGFVFVALDPLEPFAETFASLAGRFAAWQLPKLRRAASMTYDVACNWKLVFQNYSECYHCPVIHPQLERLSPSDSGRNDLIEGPFLGGYSELRESAATLTVSGRTQRPLLAGDENSSRVYYYTIFPSLLLGLHPDYVMVHYVQPLGPARTRIVCDWLFDPQTMAEWYFDSSDVVDFWDLTNRQDWAVNELTQAGVASRAYTPGPYSQQEGLLHAFDRHYLRIMR, via the coding sequence GTGACGACGTTCGTCAAGGCTTCAGCCGCGCGCGGCGCGCGCACGCTCGATTCGCAGTGGTATTGTTCGCCGGATATATTCGCGCGCGAAAATGAGCGGATCTTCTCGCGTTCCTGGATCTGTGCGGCGAGAATCGAAGACCTGGAGGAACCGGGACGCTATGTCGTCCGGGAGATCGCCGGCGAGAGTCTCATTCTCACGGCCGACGATGCGCGCAACGTTCGCGCTTTCTACAATGTCTGCCGTCATCGCGGCACGCGTCTCTGTGCGGACGAGACCGGCATTTTCAAAGGTACGATTCAATGTCCATATCACGCGTGGACGTACGGCTTAGACGGAGCCCTGCGTGTTGCGCGCAACATGGACGGCGTCGAGGATTTCGACCTGAGCGCCTATCCGCTGCGCGAAGCGTCCGTTGCGCAGTTCGAAGGATTTGTTTTTGTCGCGCTCGATCCGCTCGAGCCGTTCGCAGAAACTTTCGCCTCACTCGCCGGCCGGTTCGCAGCCTGGCAGTTGCCGAAACTACGCCGGGCTGCATCCATGACCTATGACGTGGCGTGCAATTGGAAGCTCGTCTTTCAAAACTATTCCGAATGCTATCACTGCCCGGTCATTCACCCGCAGCTCGAACGCCTGTCACCTTCAGATAGCGGGCGGAACGACCTCATCGAGGGGCCGTTTCTTGGCGGCTACTCCGAACTGCGCGAATCCGCTGCGACCCTGACCGTAAGCGGTAGGACACAGCGGCCGTTGCTTGCGGGTGACGAAAATAGCTCGCGCGTTTACTACTACACGATTTTTCCGTCGCTTCTGCTCGGCTTGCATCCTGATTACGTCATGGTGCATTACGTGCAGCCGCTCGGGCCGGCCCGAACGCGGATTGTTTGCGACTGGCTCTTCGATCCGCAGACAATGGCAGAATGGTACTTTGATTCCTCCGACGTGGTGGACTTTTGGGATCTCACCAACCGCCAGGATTGGGCGGTTAACGAGTTGACGCAAGCCGGCGTTGCGTCCCGCGCCTACACGCCCGGTCCATATTCTCAACAGGAAGGCCTACTGCACGCGTTTGACCGCCACTATTTGCGGATCATGCGCTAG
- the msrA gene encoding peptide-methionine (S)-S-oxide reductase MsrA, with the protein MKRALALLVGLALFSPAAASAAPLQRVVLAGGCFWGMQAVFEPLKGVTKAVAGYSGGNALTAHYEIVSTGMTGHAESVEVTYDPAQISFKQLLDVYFLVAHDPTELNRQGPDEGTQYRSEIFFTTNAQRDEAGAYIKHLTNAKVYSAPIVTKIEPLRAFYAAEGYHQDYVAHNPDNPYVVYNDKPKLAALRHRFPQLLRN; encoded by the coding sequence ATGAAACGCGCTCTAGCCCTTCTCGTGGGTCTCGCCCTCTTCTCTCCGGCCGCCGCATCGGCCGCGCCGCTCCAACGCGTCGTGCTCGCCGGCGGGTGCTTCTGGGGCATGCAGGCCGTCTTCGAACCGCTCAAGGGCGTCACCAAGGCCGTGGCCGGCTACTCCGGCGGCAATGCCCTGACGGCGCACTATGAAATCGTGAGCACCGGGATGACCGGTCACGCCGAGTCGGTCGAAGTGACCTACGACCCCGCGCAGATCTCGTTCAAGCAACTCCTCGATGTGTATTTTTTGGTCGCGCACGATCCGACGGAATTGAACCGGCAAGGGCCTGACGAAGGAACGCAGTACCGTTCCGAGATTTTCTTTACGACGAACGCGCAGCGCGACGAGGCCGGCGCTTACATAAAGCACTTGACGAACGCAAAGGTTTACTCCGCGCCCATCGTTACGAAGATCGAGCCGCTCCGGGCGTTTTATGCCGCCGAAGGCTATCACCAGGATTACGTCGCCCACAATCCCGACAATCCGTACGTCGTCTACAACGACAAGCCGAAACTGGCCGCGTTGCGGCACCGTTTCCCGCAACTGCTCCGCAACTGA
- a CDS encoding HD domain-containing protein, whose protein sequence is MKVFIAAFLAVSLVTPLQAATVPTTATGIPLDAPWKVTVYTLAQTTFKHPAWGWQHSERNYRIALQLAQGDNLHVDTDVLFAAAFLHDMAAFKPCSDPKMEHGDCAAIESEAILRPAGFPMQKYAAVAAAERGHMYYRDPGTIPEAIVLHDADSLDFLGAIGAARMISLTGAQKPSFGPAIKSLRSFIKDIPPKLVTHTAKTMGAARVAELQAFLDAIDRETFSGTAM, encoded by the coding sequence ATGAAAGTATTCATCGCCGCGTTTTTGGCGGTATCGCTCGTCACCCCGCTACAGGCCGCAACCGTTCCAACGACGGCAACCGGCATTCCGTTGGATGCGCCGTGGAAAGTGACCGTCTACACACTCGCGCAAACGACATTCAAGCACCCGGCGTGGGGCTGGCAGCATTCCGAACGCAACTACCGGATCGCCTTGCAACTCGCGCAGGGCGACAATCTGCACGTGGACACCGATGTGCTCTTCGCGGCGGCGTTCTTGCACGACATGGCCGCATTCAAGCCGTGCAGCGATCCGAAGATGGAACATGGCGATTGCGCTGCGATCGAAAGTGAGGCCATTCTTCGCCCGGCGGGATTTCCGATGCAGAAGTATGCCGCTGTGGCTGCGGCCGAACGCGGTCACATGTACTATCGCGATCCGGGGACGATACCGGAAGCGATCGTCCTGCACGACGCGGACTCGCTTGATTTTCTCGGGGCGATCGGCGCCGCGCGTATGATCTCGCTAACGGGTGCGCAGAAACCTAGCTTCGGACCGGCGATTAAATCGCTGCGCTCGTTCATCAAGGATATTCCGCCGAAGCTCGTTACGCACACGGCGAAGACGATGGGCGCTGCGCGCGTTGCCGAACTGCAGGCGTTCCTCGACGCCATCGATCGCGAAACATTTTCAGGGACGGCGATGTAG
- a CDS encoding alpha/beta fold hydrolase, translating to MPFADVNGTRLHYEVAGEGPPVVFVHGLGLDMRMWDDQFDVFARRYRVMRYDLRGFGKSAPQTEERFLHAEDLRALMDHLEAPKANVIGLSLGGMIALQFALLFSDALWKLVLVDAALDGFEWSGEWEAAYAAIRERAAQQGASAANQMWMEHDLFAPARERPECRSKLAQMVTECSGWTWVNKSTARGIRPPSAERLGEILAPTLVLVGERDLPDFQRIANKLTAEIPAARKVEMKGVGHMSNMENAELFNTIVNGFLSELDSR from the coding sequence ATGCCCTTTGCCGATGTAAACGGCACGCGCCTCCACTACGAAGTCGCCGGCGAAGGACCGCCGGTGGTTTTCGTTCACGGTCTGGGGCTGGACATGCGCATGTGGGACGATCAATTCGACGTATTCGCGCGTCGCTATCGCGTCATGCGGTACGACCTGCGGGGCTTTGGAAAATCGGCTCCCCAGACAGAAGAGCGATTTCTACACGCGGAAGATCTGCGCGCTCTCATGGACCATCTCGAAGCTCCAAAGGCAAACGTGATCGGCCTGTCGCTAGGCGGTATGATTGCGCTTCAATTTGCGTTGCTGTTTTCGGACGCTTTATGGAAATTAGTCTTGGTGGATGCAGCGCTGGACGGCTTCGAATGGAGCGGCGAGTGGGAAGCGGCCTATGCCGCGATTCGGGAGAGAGCGGCGCAGCAAGGTGCGAGCGCCGCAAATCAGATGTGGATGGAGCATGACTTGTTCGCTCCGGCGCGCGAACGGCCTGAGTGCCGGTCGAAGTTAGCGCAGATGGTGACCGAGTGTTCAGGATGGACATGGGTGAATAAGAGCACGGCGCGCGGCATTCGGCCGCCGTCAGCCGAGCGATTGGGCGAGATACTCGCGCCAACGCTGGTGCTTGTCGGCGAGCGCGATCTGCCGGATTTCCAGCGCATTGCGAACAAATTAACCGCGGAAATTCCGGCCGCGCGTAAGGTCGAAATGAAGGGTGTGGGCCACATGAGCAACATGGAGAATGCCGAATTGTTCAATACGATCGTAAACGGATTCTTATCGGAGCTAGATTCCCGCTAG
- a CDS encoding NAD(P)-dependent alcohol dehydrogenase, which translates to MRIAVYSGYGNADVVRICDAPEPVPNEDEALISVRAASIEAPDWRLMHGKPAIVRLFFGMRKPKFRPGRNVSGEVVAVGSRVTGFKHGDAVLGMCPGAFAEYVCARESRLVKKPETLTYEEAAALPISALTALQGLRDYGKVRPGQRVLINGSSGGVGTFAVQIAKNLGATVTGVCSTGNVELARSLGADRVIDYTQQDFTQTEDRYDVIYDLVGDRPLAQLGAILTADGRYVAAGAPKNVTLFGLLARLVAMTVRSRLGSRKYVSFIARSNQGDLGFLAGLAGEGKLKPAIDRCYTLDETAAALGYVDQGHARAKVVIVING; encoded by the coding sequence ATGAGAATCGCCGTATACTCAGGTTACGGCAACGCCGATGTTGTCCGGATTTGCGATGCGCCGGAACCGGTGCCGAATGAAGACGAAGCGCTCATTTCCGTCCGGGCCGCGTCGATCGAAGCGCCCGATTGGCGCCTCATGCACGGTAAGCCGGCGATTGTGCGGCTTTTCTTCGGCATGCGCAAACCGAAGTTCAGGCCGGGTCGCAACGTGTCCGGAGAGGTTGTGGCCGTGGGCTCGCGTGTCACCGGCTTCAAACATGGCGACGCCGTTTTAGGCATGTGCCCAGGCGCTTTTGCGGAGTACGTCTGTGCGCGGGAGTCCCGCCTCGTCAAGAAGCCGGAAACCCTAACGTACGAGGAAGCCGCGGCATTGCCGATATCTGCCCTCACGGCTTTGCAAGGGTTGCGCGACTACGGAAAAGTCCGCCCTGGGCAGCGTGTCCTGATAAATGGTTCGTCGGGCGGCGTCGGTACGTTCGCGGTGCAGATTGCCAAGAACTTGGGCGCAACCGTAACCGGCGTTTGCAGCACGGGCAACGTAGAGTTGGCGCGATCTCTTGGCGCGGATCGTGTCATCGACTACACACAGCAAGATTTCACGCAAACCGAAGATCGATATGATGTTATTTACGATCTTGTAGGAGATCGGCCGCTCGCGCAGCTCGGAGCAATCCTAACTGCCGACGGTCGTTACGTCGCGGCGGGCGCGCCGAAAAATGTCACACTTTTCGGGCTGTTGGCTCGGCTAGTGGCAATGACGGTGCGTTCGCGCCTTGGCTCGCGCAAGTATGTGTCGTTCATTGCAAGGAGCAATCAGGGCGACCTAGGCTTTCTGGCCGGACTTGCCGGCGAGGGAAAGCTCAAGCCCGCCATCGATCGATGCTATACCTTGGACGAAACGGCTGCAGCACTCGGGTACGTGGATCAAGGTCACGCTCGCGCGAAGGTCGTTATCGTCATTAATGGCTAG
- a CDS encoding MerR family transcriptional regulator, translating to MEPLLTIGDFSRATHLSVKALRHYHDVGLLSPFDVDPNTGYRFYSAAQLEAAQLIRHLRKLKMPVEQVKAVLGASNMDERNEIIVAHLKHMEAQLENARVTVALLRAMLEPTTMEIAVEHRFVPAVMAAAITEIVELGAMAAWWAEAFREIYAALRAQGETPAGPGGGLFATEVFSEEIGESLIFVPISKALAESGRVRVMEIPAVEAAVAVHRGPLSTAGPSYAALGKYVAEHAIGADGPIRECYLEMTGMSNDDVVRTEIFWPILTLP from the coding sequence TTGGAACCTCTACTGACGATCGGCGATTTCTCACGGGCAACGCACTTGAGCGTGAAGGCCTTGCGGCACTATCACGATGTGGGCTTGCTTAGCCCGTTCGACGTCGACCCGAACACCGGGTACCGCTTTTATAGCGCAGCGCAACTCGAGGCTGCGCAGTTGATCCGTCACCTCCGCAAACTCAAAATGCCCGTGGAACAGGTCAAGGCGGTTCTGGGGGCCTCAAACATGGACGAGCGCAACGAGATCATCGTTGCTCATCTGAAACACATGGAGGCACAGCTCGAAAATGCGCGGGTGACCGTTGCGCTGCTTCGTGCCATGCTCGAGCCTACAACCATGGAGATTGCGGTGGAACACCGTTTTGTCCCGGCTGTTATGGCAGCGGCGATCACCGAGATCGTGGAATTGGGTGCAATGGCCGCATGGTGGGCAGAAGCGTTCCGAGAAATCTATGCCGCGTTGCGTGCGCAAGGTGAAACTCCCGCCGGACCGGGCGGCGGGCTCTTTGCAACCGAAGTTTTCAGCGAGGAAATCGGCGAGAGCCTGATCTTCGTGCCGATTTCGAAAGCGCTAGCAGAATCGGGTCGCGTGCGCGTAATGGAGATTCCCGCGGTCGAAGCAGCCGTTGCCGTGCATCGTGGGCCGCTGTCCACCGCAGGGCCCTCTTATGCTGCCCTTGGCAAGTACGTGGCGGAGCATGCGATCGGGGCGGACGGTCCGATTCGCGAGTGCTATCTCGAGATGACCGGAATGTCAAACGACGACGTCGTGCGTACGGAAATCTTCTGGCCGATCTTGACTCTCCCGTAA
- a CDS encoding nuclear transport factor 2 family protein: protein MAESMTGEQSTRHWAPNVLWFDIPPFASRGVQPARKMFDSVFSNFQSCHVELLETDAMLNGNMGIVCTVQKVEIVLKSGAAKRVMARQTDCFEKRDGRWQLIHQHASVPSGGDWDGKITL, encoded by the coding sequence ATGGCAGAATCAATGACCGGTGAGCAGAGCACGCGGCACTGGGCGCCCAATGTGCTTTGGTTCGACATTCCGCCCTTTGCGTCACGGGGCGTTCAACCGGCGCGAAAGATGTTTGACAGTGTCTTCAGCAATTTTCAATCGTGTCACGTAGAGTTACTCGAGACCGACGCGATGCTGAACGGTAATATGGGCATTGTTTGCACGGTCCAAAAGGTCGAGATCGTGCTTAAGAGCGGCGCCGCCAAACGCGTAATGGCGCGTCAAACCGATTGCTTCGAGAAGCGCGACGGAAGGTGGCAGCTCATCCATCAACACGCGTCTGTCCCGTCGGGCGGCGATTGGGACGGCAAGATTACTCTATAG